From one Macaca nemestrina isolate mMacNem1 chromosome 3, mMacNem.hap1, whole genome shotgun sequence genomic stretch:
- the LOC105477298 gene encoding platelet factor 4 variant, which produces MSSAARSRAIYPEMLFLALLLLPVVVAFASAEAEDDRDLQCVCVKTTSQVRPRHITSLEVIKAGPHCPTAQLIATLRNGRKICLDLQAPLYKKIIKKHLER; this is translated from the exons ATGAGCTCCGCAGCCAGGTCCCGCGCCATCTACCCGGAGATGCTGTTCCTGGCGTTGCTGCTCCTGCCAGTTGTGGTCGCCTTCGCCAGCG CTGAAGCTGAAGACGACCGGGACCTGCAGTGCGTGTGTGTGAAGACCACCTCCCAGGTCCGTCCCAGGCACATCACCAGCCTGGAGGTGATCAAGGCCGGACCCCACTGCCCCACTGCCCAACTGAT AGCCACGCTGCGGAATGGAAGGAAAATTTGCTTGGACCTGCAAGCCCCGCTGtacaagaaaataattaagaaacaTTTGGAGCGTTAG